The Benincasa hispida cultivar B227 chromosome 11, ASM972705v1, whole genome shotgun sequence genome has a segment encoding these proteins:
- the LOC120092102 gene encoding uncharacterized protein LOC120092102, producing MCLAIADHLLFSRHRHPIKPPPAHRSFVRGPSFAQVSSISSASRDRPNLLRRAPISPSRSDLCPKPSSAQPLLRAPHVVEDFAQQLSRVLIRIIRGFLPLRPLPKSPRSPDLKPSPSKRRRLSHSHSADGRPCLLPSKISASVLAPPLPLSCSHRILKICVRLGSFRFRFSIRWLCVVLIWMISSDLDFKPHLGLALFAKFGSEFSLNFSFGTLIQDYSILRRR from the exons ATGTGCCTAGCAATCGCCGACCATCTCCTCTTCAGCCGGCATCGTCATCCGATCAAGCCGCCACCAGCTCATCGGTCGTTCGTTCGTGGGCCATCGTTCGCACAGGTCAGCTCGATCTCGTCAGCAAGTAGAGATCGTCCAAATCTCCTCCGTCGCGCCCCGATCTCGCCCAGCCGGTCAGATTTGTGTCCGAAACCATCGTCTGCCCAGCCACTCCTCCGCGCGCCACACGTCGTCGAGGATTTCGCCCAGCAACTCTCGCGGGTTCTTATACGTATCATTCGTGGGTTTCTTCCTCTCCGCCCCTTGCCAAAGTCGCCACGTTCGCCAGATCTAAAGCCATCTCCGTCGAAGCGTCGTCGCCTCAGTCATTCACACTCTGCTGATGGCAGACCCTGTCTGTTGCCGTCCAAGATCTCGGCCAGCGTCTTAGCTCCGCCACTGCCGTTGTCTTGCTCTCATCGGATTCTCAAGATTTGTGTAAGATTGGGTTCTTTTAG ATTCAGGTTCAGTATTAGGTGGCTTTGCGTTGTGTTGATTTGGATGATTTCAAGTGATTTGGATTTCAAACCACATCTTGG GTTGGCTTTGTTTGCAAAGTTTGGGAGCGAATTCAGCTTAAACTTCAGCTTTGGAACTTTGATCCAAGATTATTCCATTCTAAGGAGAAGATAA